One Luteimonas sp. MC1825 DNA segment encodes these proteins:
- the phaE gene encoding class III poly(R)-hydroxyalkanoic acid synthase subunit PhaE: MPVNQQDDFEALSRRYWAAWGDALRSAAGSTGAMPGMPDPYAMAGMGPFAGMAGMPGMAGMPGMTGIPGMTGIPGMAGMPGMSGLHGMDGAHGAAAAQGWHEAIDWWSRLAHGGRGQVNDALERFNTQARQWYGQMQQVAGRFAGQDASAADVARAWKEALGAAGENPFPEMLRTMRGHGMQGLDQWVEDASPWLQSMRSEAGAALRMPTFGFAREHQERQQELLRAQLEYQHATSAYNALMLKASQEAYEIFETRLESHEEPGRQIQSARALFDTWIDAAEEAYARIALSPEFRKVYGDMVNAQMRVRACAQRAVEDACAQVGMPTRSELDGAHRKVAQLERDVRKLRDAVAQGQGQAGGTPAAPATRAARTAADTVAGATPAKAPRLAKKAAKKAVKKAVKKALKSSAKKSAKKSAKKSAAASPGTSRATSARTSRSKAAGFGSVIANTIPKAPRPMPSGSGKSPAKRKR; the protein is encoded by the coding sequence ATGCCGGTGAACCAGCAGGATGATTTCGAGGCGCTGTCACGGCGCTACTGGGCTGCCTGGGGCGACGCGCTGCGCAGCGCCGCGGGCTCCACGGGCGCGATGCCGGGCATGCCGGACCCGTACGCAATGGCGGGCATGGGGCCGTTCGCCGGGATGGCGGGTATGCCTGGAATGGCAGGGATGCCCGGCATGACCGGGATTCCGGGCATGACCGGGATTCCCGGGATGGCCGGAATGCCTGGCATGTCGGGGCTACACGGCATGGACGGGGCGCACGGTGCGGCGGCCGCACAGGGCTGGCACGAAGCGATCGACTGGTGGTCGCGCCTCGCGCATGGCGGGCGGGGCCAGGTCAACGACGCGCTGGAACGATTCAATACACAGGCGCGGCAGTGGTACGGGCAGATGCAGCAGGTCGCCGGCCGCTTCGCCGGACAGGATGCCAGTGCCGCCGATGTCGCCCGCGCCTGGAAGGAAGCACTCGGTGCCGCGGGTGAGAACCCGTTCCCGGAGATGCTGCGCACCATGCGCGGCCACGGCATGCAGGGCCTGGACCAGTGGGTCGAAGATGCTTCGCCATGGCTGCAGTCCATGCGCAGCGAGGCCGGTGCGGCGTTGCGCATGCCCACGTTCGGTTTCGCGCGCGAGCACCAGGAACGCCAGCAGGAACTGCTGCGCGCGCAGCTCGAGTACCAGCACGCGACCAGCGCCTACAACGCGCTGATGCTGAAGGCCTCGCAGGAGGCCTACGAGATCTTCGAGACCAGGCTCGAGTCGCACGAGGAACCGGGCCGCCAGATCCAGTCGGCACGCGCGCTGTTCGACACCTGGATCGATGCCGCCGAGGAGGCCTATGCGCGCATCGCGCTGTCGCCGGAGTTCCGCAAGGTCTACGGCGATATGGTCAACGCGCAGATGCGCGTGCGCGCCTGCGCGCAGCGTGCGGTCGAGGACGCCTGCGCGCAGGTGGGCATGCCGACGCGCAGTGAGCTCGACGGCGCGCATCGCAAGGTGGCGCAACTCGAGCGCGACGTCCGCAAGCTGCGCGATGCCGTGGCGCAGGGGCAGGGGCAGGCTGGCGGGACACCGGCGGCGCCAGCCACGCGCGCGGCGCGCACCGCGGCGGACACCGTCGCCGGAGCGACACCCGCCAAGGCACCCAGGCTTGCGAAGAAGGCTGCGAAGAAAGCCGTGAAGAAAGCCGTGAAGAAAGCCCTGAAGTCGTCGGCGAAGAAGTCCGCGAAGAAGTCCGCGAAGAAGTCCGCCGCCGCCAGTCCCGGCACCTCGCGTGCTACCTCCGCCAGGACCTCGCGTTCGAAGGCGGCAGGGTTCGGCAGCGTGATCGCGAACACCATCCCCAAGGCGCCGCGACCGATGCCGTCGGGCAGTGGCAAGTCGCCGGCGAAGAGGAAGCGCTGA
- a CDS encoding PAS-domain containing protein, with translation MLSVGIVVTAALLWLAVLFGTAVYAERRPGVLARHWHHVYALSLAVHCTSWTFYGTVTQAARYGWPLPPTFLGAILFYAVAVGFMLRLVQLARESNATSIADLIATRLGKDAWLAATVTLVAVLGLVPYIALQLKAVTMSFAAVTAGGVVDPDMPAWRDGALYVAVAMAVFAIVFGTRRASAAEHNRGLVLAMAFESLFKLAAMLALGAFVWFGIDALPEAPPPPPEPVGGFAPLVLLGALAMFILPHQFHVGVVECRDERHVRTARWQFPLYLLLIALPALPLARAGAALLGDSVPSDMYALALPAAHGHNGVALFAFLGGLSAATGMVVVSTLALSLMIGNHWFAPGLLRGAWSAARGDDHRGALLTLRRGGILAIMLLAWAYSRLIGGSEALADVGAVSFSALATLAPALACAVWRTRTPPQAAAWGIALAFAAWGWVMVSPMLVALNGGDGTWLVDGPFGLAWLAPDALFGLTSWSRLGRAVGVSLFVGIVATLLLSAWLAAPRRDVARGSDLRTLRNAGRRFLSARTVDDLLRGAPGSGAVPAVIEARLERELAAVLGSASARLLLDAARREAGPDLDTVAAIVGEASQDLRFNQRLLEAAMENMSQGISVVDRELRLVAWNSRYAELFGYPRGLLRVGVPVAELVAHNLRSGLVGRVGGSVEAESGKRLRHMQAGTPYVSERVFPDGGIVEIRGNPMPGGGFVATFSDVTAFRRTEAELKRSNETLEQRVDERTASLDQARREAERANEAKSRFLTAVGHDLLQPLHAAQLFTDALASQLDGAPRASLGQIRGALDSTTDLLTGLFDMARLEAGGLVPQPRAFPLSDVLEPLASEFQALAEERGLAFTLVATSAWTDSDPQLLRRVLQNFLANAVRYAGRGRILLGVRHVGGALRIEVHDTGPGIAPLQQQLIFEEFRRGDGVAGQGLGLGLAIADRIAGLLGTGIVLRSTVGRGTAFSITLPRVAGTSQSALVPRLRPGLVDARVLVVDNDPLALEALRTLLAGWGAEVVAVPDGAGAEAALATRSAALWLLDYHLDDGDTGIELQQRLAARFGAAPALVLSADATDQVRRQVAERGLGLLQKPVRPLALKSMLGRLLAMRTTTDREPAAEAFEE, from the coding sequence ATGCTGAGCGTCGGCATCGTGGTCACCGCGGCGCTGCTGTGGCTGGCCGTGCTGTTCGGCACCGCGGTGTACGCAGAACGCCGGCCCGGCGTGCTGGCCCGCCACTGGCATCACGTCTACGCGCTGTCGCTGGCGGTGCACTGCACCTCGTGGACCTTCTACGGCACCGTCACCCAGGCGGCCCGCTACGGCTGGCCATTGCCACCGACCTTCCTCGGCGCGATCCTGTTCTACGCGGTGGCCGTGGGCTTCATGCTGCGGCTGGTGCAGCTGGCGCGCGAAAGCAACGCCACCTCGATCGCCGACCTGATTGCCACCCGCCTGGGCAAGGATGCCTGGCTTGCGGCCACGGTCACGCTGGTGGCGGTGCTCGGCCTGGTGCCGTACATCGCGCTGCAGCTCAAGGCGGTCACCATGAGCTTTGCCGCCGTGACCGCGGGCGGGGTGGTCGACCCGGACATGCCGGCATGGCGCGACGGTGCGCTGTACGTGGCGGTGGCGATGGCGGTGTTCGCGATCGTGTTCGGCACGCGGCGGGCGAGTGCGGCCGAGCACAACCGCGGCCTGGTGCTTGCCATGGCGTTCGAATCGCTGTTCAAGCTGGCGGCGATGCTGGCGCTGGGCGCCTTTGTCTGGTTTGGCATCGACGCATTGCCCGAAGCGCCGCCGCCGCCGCCGGAGCCGGTCGGCGGCTTTGCGCCGCTGGTGCTGCTGGGCGCGCTGGCGATGTTCATCCTGCCGCACCAGTTCCACGTCGGCGTGGTGGAGTGCCGCGACGAGCGCCACGTGCGCACCGCGCGCTGGCAGTTCCCGCTGTACCTGCTGCTGATCGCGCTGCCGGCGCTGCCGCTGGCGCGCGCGGGCGCCGCGCTGCTTGGCGACAGCGTGCCGTCGGACATGTACGCGCTGGCGCTGCCCGCCGCGCATGGTCACAACGGCGTGGCGCTGTTCGCGTTCCTGGGCGGCCTGAGCGCGGCCACCGGCATGGTGGTGGTGAGCACGCTCGCGCTCAGCCTGATGATCGGCAACCACTGGTTTGCACCGGGCCTGCTGCGTGGCGCGTGGTCGGCGGCGCGTGGCGACGACCACCGCGGCGCGCTGCTCACCCTGCGGCGTGGCGGCATCCTCGCGATCATGCTGCTGGCATGGGCCTACAGCCGCCTGATCGGCGGCAGCGAGGCGCTCGCGGATGTCGGCGCGGTGTCGTTCTCGGCGCTGGCGACGCTGGCGCCTGCGCTCGCCTGCGCGGTGTGGCGCACGCGCACGCCGCCCCAGGCGGCTGCCTGGGGCATCGCGCTGGCGTTCGCGGCCTGGGGCTGGGTGATGGTGTCGCCGATGCTGGTGGCCTTGAACGGGGGCGACGGCACGTGGCTGGTCGACGGTCCCTTCGGCCTGGCCTGGCTGGCGCCGGACGCGCTCTTCGGGCTGACCAGCTGGAGCCGCCTGGGGCGCGCCGTGGGCGTCAGCCTGTTCGTTGGCATCGTTGCGACCCTGCTGCTGTCGGCGTGGTTGGCGGCACCTCGCCGCGACGTCGCGCGCGGCTCGGACCTGCGCACGCTGCGCAACGCCGGCCGCCGTTTCCTGTCCGCGCGCACCGTCGACGACCTGTTGCGCGGTGCACCGGGCAGCGGCGCGGTGCCGGCGGTGATCGAAGCGCGCCTGGAGCGCGAGCTGGCGGCGGTGCTGGGCAGCGCCTCGGCGCGCCTGTTGCTGGATGCCGCGCGCCGCGAGGCGGGACCGGACCTCGACACCGTCGCCGCCATCGTCGGTGAAGCCTCGCAGGACCTGCGCTTCAACCAGCGGCTGCTGGAGGCTGCGATGGAGAACATGAGCCAGGGCATCAGCGTGGTTGACCGCGAGCTGCGGCTGGTGGCCTGGAACAGCCGCTACGCCGAACTGTTCGGCTACCCGCGGGGACTGCTCCGCGTTGGCGTGCCGGTCGCCGAGCTGGTCGCGCACAACCTGCGCAGCGGGCTGGTTGGCCGGGTGGGCGGCAGCGTCGAGGCCGAATCGGGCAAGCGCCTGCGCCATATGCAGGCCGGCACGCCCTACGTCAGCGAGCGCGTGTTCCCCGATGGCGGCATTGTCGAGATCCGTGGCAACCCGATGCCGGGTGGCGGCTTCGTCGCCACCTTCAGCGACGTCACCGCGTTCCGCCGCACCGAGGCCGAGCTCAAGCGCAGCAACGAGACCCTCGAGCAGCGCGTCGACGAACGCACCGCGAGCCTCGACCAGGCGCGCCGCGAGGCCGAGCGCGCCAACGAGGCCAAGAGCCGCTTCCTCACCGCAGTCGGCCACGACCTCCTGCAGCCGCTGCATGCCGCACAGTTGTTCACGGACGCGCTGGCGTCGCAGCTCGACGGCGCGCCGCGCGCATCGCTCGGCCAGATCCGCGGCGCGCTGGACTCCACCACCGACCTGCTCACGGGCCTGTTCGACATGGCGCGCCTGGAGGCCGGCGGGCTGGTGCCGCAGCCGCGCGCGTTCCCGCTGTCCGACGTGCTCGAGCCGCTGGCCTCGGAATTCCAGGCGCTGGCCGAAGAGCGCGGCCTCGCGTTCACGCTGGTGGCGACCTCCGCCTGGACGGACAGCGATCCGCAGCTCCTGCGCCGCGTGCTGCAGAACTTCCTGGCCAACGCCGTGCGCTATGCGGGGCGCGGTCGGATCCTGCTCGGCGTGCGCCATGTCGGCGGCGCGCTGCGCATCGAGGTGCACGACACGGGGCCCGGGATCGCCCCGTTGCAGCAGCAGCTGATCTTCGAGGAGTTCCGCCGCGGCGACGGCGTGGCGGGGCAGGGACTCGGGCTGGGCCTTGCCATCGCCGACCGCATCGCCGGTCTGCTCGGCACCGGCATCGTGTTGCGCAGCACGGTGGGCAGGGGTACGGCGTTCTCGATCACCCTGCCGCGCGTCGCGGGCACGTCACAGTCGGCGCTGGTGCCGCGCCTGCGCCCCGGGCTGGTCGATGCCCGCGTGCTGGTGGTCGACAACGATCCGCTGGCGCTCGAGGCCTTGCGCACGCTGCTCGCAGGCTGGGGTGCGGAGGTGGTCGCGGTGCCCGACGGCGCTGGCGCGGAAGCGGCGCTGGCCACACGGTCGGCTGCGCTGTGGCTGCTCGACTACCACCTCGATGACGGCGACACCGGCATCGAGCTGCAGCAGCGCCTGGCCGCGCGCTTCGGTGCCGCGCCTGCGCTGGTGCTCAGCGCCGATGCCACCGATCAGGTGCGTCGCCAGGTGGCCGAGCGTGGCCTCGGCCTGCTGCAGAAGCCGGTGCGGCCGCTGGCGTTGAAGTCGATGCTTGGCCGGCTGCTGGCGATGCGCACCACGACGGACCGCGAGCCGGCCGCGGAAGCGTTCGAGGAATGA
- a CDS encoding response regulator transcription factor encodes MPTLLIADDHPLFRAALRGAAREAAEDIETLESGTLDETIAALEARTDIDLVLLDLHMPGNHGLAGLAAIRAQFPAVAVVLVSANEDPHVVRRAIDHGAAGYIPKSAGLDEMREAIATVLACEEWLPPALRGAVARAHSAPRDADLAARLASLTPQQFRVLVLVAEGLLNKQIADRLDVQERTVKAHLSAIFDKLGARNRTQAGVILRELELSDPSRQVKDDG; translated from the coding sequence ATGCCCACCCTGCTGATCGCCGACGACCACCCGCTGTTCCGCGCCGCGCTGCGTGGCGCCGCGCGCGAGGCTGCCGAAGACATCGAGACGCTCGAGTCCGGGACGCTCGACGAGACCATCGCCGCCCTCGAGGCGCGCACCGACATCGACCTGGTGCTGCTCGACCTGCACATGCCGGGCAACCATGGGCTGGCCGGCCTGGCGGCGATCCGCGCGCAGTTCCCGGCGGTCGCCGTGGTGCTGGTGTCGGCCAACGAGGATCCGCACGTGGTGCGCCGCGCGATCGACCACGGTGCCGCCGGCTACATCCCCAAGAGCGCCGGACTCGACGAGATGCGCGAGGCCATCGCCACCGTGCTGGCCTGCGAGGAATGGCTGCCGCCGGCGCTTCGCGGCGCGGTGGCGCGTGCCCATTCCGCGCCGCGCGACGCCGACCTCGCCGCGCGCCTTGCCAGCCTCACGCCACAGCAGTTCCGGGTGCTGGTGCTGGTCGCCGAAGGCCTGCTCAACAAGCAGATCGCCGACCGGCTGGACGTGCAGGAGCGCACGGTGAAGGCGCACCTGTCGGCGATCTTCGACAAGCTCGGCGCACGCAACCGCACCCAGGCCGGCGTGATCCTGCGCGAGCTGGAGCTCAGCGACCCGTCGCGCCAGGTGAAGGACGACGGTTGA
- a CDS encoding phosphatidylcholine/phosphatidylserine synthase, protein MPRQRHFSMLRDFHLADWFTLANAICGTGAIFAAMRYLQEGAAEGGIRDLMLGMALIPLAFVFDALDGRIARWRKVSSTLGRELDSLADVISFGVAPAALAYACGMQGGWDWVVLSWFVACGVSRLARYNVTAETLADGGDKVKYFEGTPIPSSVVIVLLLAVAAWQGAIGDALWLGSVQLGPWQLHPLVLVYALSGSLMISKTLRIPKP, encoded by the coding sequence ATGCCACGCCAGCGCCATTTCTCGATGCTCCGCGATTTCCATCTCGCGGACTGGTTCACCCTCGCCAACGCCATCTGCGGCACCGGCGCGATCTTCGCCGCCATGCGCTACCTTCAGGAGGGTGCGGCCGAGGGGGGCATCCGCGACCTGATGCTGGGCATGGCGTTGATCCCGCTGGCGTTCGTGTTCGACGCGCTGGACGGACGCATCGCCCGCTGGCGCAAGGTGTCGTCGACCCTCGGCCGCGAGCTTGATTCGCTGGCCGACGTCATTTCGTTCGGCGTCGCGCCGGCCGCGCTGGCCTATGCCTGCGGCATGCAGGGCGGCTGGGACTGGGTGGTGCTGAGCTGGTTCGTCGCCTGTGGCGTGAGCCGCCTTGCGCGCTACAACGTCACGGCGGAGACGCTGGCCGACGGCGGCGACAAGGTGAAGTACTTCGAGGGCACGCCGATCCCGAGCAGCGTGGTGATCGTGCTGTTGCTCGCTGTGGCCGCGTGGCAGGGCGCGATCGGCGATGCGTTGTGGCTCGGAAGCGTGCAGCTCGGACCGTGGCAGCTGCACCCGCTGGTGCTGGTGTACGCGCTGTCGGGCTCGCTGATGATCAGCAAGACGTTGCGCATTCCCAAGCCCTGA
- a CDS encoding 8-oxo-dGTP diphosphatase codes for MPYTPILATLGYILSPDRRQVLLVHRNARDDDQHLGKYNGLGGKLEADEDVVAGMRREIMEEAGIHCTDLQLRGTISWPGFGKQGEDWFGFVFLVTGFTGTPPASNPEGTLEWVDVDRILELPLWDGDRRFLPLVFDADPRAFHGVMPYRDGNMVSWAVSRI; via the coding sequence ATGCCCTATACCCCCATCCTCGCCACCCTCGGCTACATCCTTTCGCCTGACCGTCGCCAGGTGCTGCTGGTGCACCGCAATGCGCGCGACGACGACCAGCACCTCGGCAAGTACAACGGCCTGGGCGGCAAGCTGGAAGCCGATGAGGACGTGGTGGCCGGCATGCGCCGCGAGATCATGGAAGAGGCCGGCATCCACTGCACCGACCTGCAGCTGCGCGGCACCATCAGCTGGCCGGGCTTCGGCAAGCAGGGCGAGGACTGGTTCGGCTTCGTGTTCCTCGTCACCGGCTTTACCGGCACGCCGCCGGCGTCGAATCCGGAGGGTACGCTGGAGTGGGTCGACGTCGACCGCATCCTTGAACTGCCGCTGTGGGATGGCGACCGCCGGTTCCTGCCGCTGGTGTTCGACGCCGATCCGCGCGCCTTCCACGGGGTAATGCCGTACCGCGACGGGAACATGGTGTCGTGGGCGGTGTCGCGGATCTAG
- a CDS encoding D-(-)-3-hydroxybutyrate oligomer hydrolase — protein sequence MPITVPRRVDSRLIAKSAGSLALAAILAGCASSAGRTATSEATMFEHPRHTTHRDGDDLLSAGLGLDSLRLMVPPAFADAAAPTAGELRRRAIWSSWRGIADLTPAGGYGSLYGSVAGVPGREFSAYARVPGATHPHRVLVQVPDAFDAAKRCVVVTASSGSRGIYGSISVAGAWGLPKGCAVAYTDKGAGSDYFDLDARAGATADGRVAGAGDADDLAFVPDAAEGASGVAFKHAHSKDNPEADWGLHVKQAAEFALHALDEALPAGAPFTFANTRVIAVGISNGGGAVLRAAELEGDWLDAVVAGEPSIYSSGNGSRALYDYTTEAALLMPCALLHMQDLPQPPVTAQVAPFWSARCASLEAAGLVTGDDTAAQARSAYDTMRGAGWTDAALRAGALSAGFDLWRAVAATYASAYGRYGVGEGPCGFSYSAQGTDMAPRAATAAERVAWWSDASGIPPGAGVGLVDSGIAPPDLTLAGLQCLRGLWTGDSEAAVRVRDGIAATRAAPPRAGLPVIVVHGADDGLIPMAFTSAPYVASARSAGREVSFWQVRNAQHFDAFLMLPDYGSRYLPLLPYVYAALDRVDAHLDSGAALPADAEIETRVRPAGTALEAAHLAIPR from the coding sequence ATGCCCATCACTGTTCCCCGGCGCGTCGATTCGCGCCTCATCGCAAAAAGCGCGGGTTCGCTCGCGCTTGCCGCGATCCTCGCCGGCTGCGCCTCCAGCGCCGGGCGCACCGCCACCTCGGAAGCGACCATGTTCGAGCACCCGCGCCACACCACGCATCGCGATGGCGACGACCTCCTGAGCGCCGGGCTCGGCCTCGACAGCCTGCGCCTGATGGTGCCGCCGGCATTTGCCGACGCCGCCGCCCCGACCGCCGGGGAACTGCGCCGCCGCGCGATCTGGAGCAGCTGGCGCGGCATCGCCGACCTGACGCCCGCGGGCGGCTACGGCAGCCTCTATGGCAGCGTGGCCGGCGTGCCCGGCCGCGAGTTCTCGGCCTATGCGCGGGTGCCCGGCGCCACGCATCCGCACCGCGTGCTGGTGCAGGTGCCTGACGCGTTCGACGCGGCGAAGCGCTGCGTGGTGGTGACCGCCTCGTCCGGCTCGCGTGGCATCTACGGCTCGATTTCCGTAGCGGGCGCCTGGGGCCTGCCGAAGGGCTGCGCGGTGGCCTACACCGACAAGGGCGCCGGCAGCGACTACTTCGACCTCGACGCGCGCGCGGGCGCCACGGCCGACGGCCGCGTGGCAGGCGCGGGCGACGCCGACGACCTGGCGTTCGTGCCGGATGCGGCCGAGGGCGCATCCGGCGTCGCGTTCAAGCACGCGCATTCGAAGGACAACCCCGAAGCCGACTGGGGCCTGCATGTGAAGCAGGCGGCCGAGTTCGCGCTGCACGCGCTCGACGAAGCGCTGCCGGCAGGGGCACCGTTCACCTTCGCCAACACCCGCGTGATCGCGGTCGGCATCTCCAACGGAGGCGGCGCGGTGCTGCGCGCGGCGGAGCTGGAAGGCGACTGGCTCGATGCGGTGGTGGCCGGCGAGCCGAGCATCTATTCCAGCGGCAACGGCAGTCGCGCGCTCTACGACTACACCACCGAAGCCGCGCTGCTGATGCCCTGCGCGCTGCTGCACATGCAGGACCTGCCGCAGCCGCCGGTGACGGCACAGGTGGCGCCGTTCTGGTCCGCACGTTGCGCATCGCTGGAAGCCGCGGGGCTGGTGACCGGCGACGACACGGCCGCGCAGGCGCGCTCGGCGTACGACACGATGCGTGGTGCCGGCTGGACCGATGCCGCCCTGCGCGCCGGCGCGCTGTCGGCCGGCTTCGACCTGTGGCGCGCGGTGGCGGCGACGTACGCATCCGCCTATGGCCGCTACGGCGTGGGCGAGGGCCCGTGCGGCTTCAGCTACTCGGCGCAAGGCACGGACATGGCGCCGCGCGCCGCGACCGCCGCCGAGCGCGTGGCCTGGTGGTCGGACGCCAGCGGAATCCCGCCGGGCGCCGGCGTGGGCCTGGTTGACAGCGGCATTGCGCCGCCCGACCTGACGCTGGCCGGGCTGCAGTGCCTGCGCGGCCTGTGGACAGGCGACAGCGAGGCTGCGGTCCGGGTCCGTGACGGCATTGCCGCGACCCGCGCCGCGCCGCCGCGCGCCGGGCTCCCGGTGATCGTGGTGCACGGTGCCGACGACGGCTTGATACCGATGGCGTTCACCAGCGCGCCCTACGTTGCCAGTGCGCGCTCGGCCGGCCGCGAGGTGAGCTTCTGGCAGGTGCGCAACGCGCAGCACTTCGACGCCTTCCTGATGCTGCCCGACTACGGTTCACGTTACCTGCCGCTGCTGCCTTACGTGTACGCCGCGCTGGACCGGGTCGATGCACATCTCGACAGCGGCGCGGCGCTGCCCGCGGACGCCGAGATCGAGACTCGCGTGCGCCCGGCGGGCACCGCGCTGGAGGCGGCGCACCTCGCCATTCCGCGCTGA
- a CDS encoding 3-hydroxybutyrate dehydrogenase gives MTDTFLSGRTALVTGSTSGIGLGIAQALAAAGARVAINGLGDQAQVDAALAAVRAAGAADVRHFNADLRDPAAIEAMMAEIEAWSPLDVLVNNAGIQHAVPLAEMPLAKWDDIIAINLSATFHTMRLAMPGMAARGFGRVINVASVHGLVGSVNKAPYVASKHGVLGLGKVAALEYAASGSRDSGGVTVNAICPGWVETPLIEPQIEARRDGGSRDDGVRALLSEKQPSLRMTLPAEIGALAIWLCRREAHNVTGAAFPVDGGWSAQ, from the coding sequence ATGACCGACACCTTCCTCTCCGGCCGCACCGCACTGGTCACCGGCAGCACCTCCGGCATCGGCCTCGGCATTGCCCAGGCACTGGCGGCCGCCGGTGCGCGCGTCGCGATCAACGGCCTCGGCGACCAGGCGCAGGTGGATGCGGCACTCGCCGCGGTGCGCGCCGCCGGCGCGGCCGACGTCCGCCATTTCAACGCCGACCTGCGCGACCCCGCCGCCATCGAAGCCATGATGGCGGAGATCGAGGCATGGTCGCCGCTGGACGTGCTGGTCAACAACGCGGGCATCCAGCACGCCGTGCCGCTCGCCGAAATGCCGCTGGCCAAGTGGGACGACATCATCGCCATCAACCTCAGCGCCACCTTCCACACCATGCGCCTGGCGATGCCTGGCATGGCCGCGCGCGGCTTTGGCCGGGTCATCAACGTGGCCTCGGTGCACGGACTGGTGGGATCGGTGAACAAGGCGCCGTACGTGGCCAGCAAGCATGGCGTGCTGGGCCTGGGCAAGGTGGCAGCGCTGGAGTACGCGGCTTCGGGAAGTCGCGACAGCGGTGGCGTGACCGTCAATGCGATCTGCCCCGGCTGGGTGGAAACCCCCTTGATCGAGCCGCAGATCGAGGCTCGCCGCGACGGCGGCAGCCGCGACGACGGGGTGCGCGCCCTGCTCTCCGAGAAGCAGCCCAGCCTGCGCATGACGCTGCCCGCCGAGATCGGCGCGCTGGCCATCTGGCTGTGCCGCCGCGAGGCGCACAACGTCACTGGTGCCGCATTCCCGGTCGACGGCGGCTGGTCCGCGCAGTAA